A window of the Burkholderia sp. 9120 genome harbors these coding sequences:
- the nuoH gene encoding NADH-quinone oxidoreductase subunit NuoH: MSLFDTINSGGTQLLGVAWPTVWALVRILVVAVVILLCVAYLILWERKLIGWMHVRLGPNRVGPAGLLQPIADVLKLLLKEVIQPAQASRWIYLIAPIMVVVPAFAVWAVIPFQAGAVLGDINAGLLYAMAISSIGVYGVILAGWASNSKYAFLGAMRAAAQMVSYEISMGFALVVVLMTAGTLNLSGIVNSQEHGFFASHGLNFLSWNWLPLLPMFVVYFISGIAETNRHPFDVVEGESEIVAGHMIDYSGMAFALFFLGEYINMIVISALAATLFLGGWSAPFGFLSFIPGIFWLVFKVFLLLSVFIWARATFPRYRYDQIMRLGWKVFIPVCVVWLVVVGFWIMSPLNIWK, encoded by the coding sequence ATGAGCTTGTTCGATACGATCAACTCGGGCGGCACCCAGCTTCTCGGTGTGGCATGGCCCACGGTGTGGGCACTGGTGCGCATCCTGGTGGTGGCCGTCGTGATCCTGCTGTGCGTGGCTTACCTGATTCTCTGGGAGCGTAAGCTGATCGGCTGGATGCACGTGCGTCTCGGCCCGAACCGCGTCGGCCCCGCAGGTCTTCTGCAGCCGATCGCCGACGTGCTGAAGCTGCTGCTGAAAGAAGTGATTCAGCCGGCGCAAGCCAGCCGCTGGATCTACCTGATCGCGCCGATCATGGTGGTGGTGCCGGCCTTCGCGGTCTGGGCGGTGATTCCGTTCCAGGCGGGCGCGGTGCTCGGCGACATCAACGCGGGTCTGCTGTACGCCATGGCGATTTCGTCGATCGGCGTGTACGGCGTGATCCTGGCCGGTTGGGCGTCGAATTCGAAATACGCGTTCCTCGGCGCGATGCGCGCCGCGGCGCAAATGGTCTCGTACGAAATCTCGATGGGCTTCGCGCTCGTCGTCGTGCTGATGACCGCCGGCACGCTGAATCTGTCGGGCATCGTCAATTCGCAGGAACACGGCTTCTTCGCTTCGCACGGCCTGAACTTCCTGTCGTGGAACTGGCTGCCGCTGCTGCCGATGTTCGTCGTGTACTTCATCTCGGGCATCGCCGAAACGAACCGCCACCCGTTCGACGTGGTGGAAGGGGAGTCGGAAATCGTCGCGGGTCACATGATTGATTACTCGGGGATGGCGTTCGCGCTGTTCTTCCTCGGCGAGTACATCAACATGATCGTGATCTCGGCGTTGGCTGCAACATTGTTCCTTGGAGGCTGGAGCGCTCCGTTCGGGTTCCTGTCGTTTATCCCGGGCATCTTCTGGCTCGTCTTCAAGGTTTTCCTGCTGTTGTCGGTATTCATCTGGGCGCGCGCCACATTCCCGCGCTATCGCTATGACCAGATCATGCGTCTGGGCTGGAAGGTTTTCATTCCGGTCTGCGTGGTGTGGCTGGTGGTGGTCGGCTTCTGGATCATGTCGCCGTTGAATATCTGGAAATAA
- the nuoI gene encoding NADH-quinone oxidoreductase subunit NuoI, with translation MTAIQDFFKTFFLTELLKGLALTGRYTFKRKVTVQFPEEKTPISPRFRGLHALRRYENGEERCIACKLCEAVCPALAITIESETRADNTRRTTRYDIDLTKCIFCGFCEESCPVDSIVETHILEYHGEKRGDLYFTKDMLLAVGDRYETEIAANKAADAPYR, from the coding sequence ATGACCGCAATCCAAGACTTTTTCAAGACCTTCTTCCTGACGGAACTGCTGAAGGGCCTCGCACTGACCGGACGTTATACGTTTAAGCGCAAGGTGACCGTGCAGTTCCCGGAAGAGAAGACCCCGATCTCGCCGCGTTTCCGTGGCCTGCACGCACTGCGCCGCTATGAAAACGGCGAAGAGCGCTGTATCGCATGCAAGCTGTGCGAAGCGGTGTGCCCGGCGCTCGCCATCACGATCGAATCGGAAACGCGTGCGGACAATACGCGCCGCACGACGCGTTACGACATCGACCTGACCAAGTGCATCTTCTGTGGTTTCTGCGAAGAGAGCTGCCCGGTCGATTCGATCGTCGAAACGCACATTCTCGAGTATCACGGCGAAAAGCGTGGCGATCTGTATTTCACGAAAGACATGCTGCTGGCTGTTGGCGATCGTTACGAAACAGAGATCGCTGCGAACAAGGCAGCCGACGCACCGTATCGTTGA
- the nuoE gene encoding NADH-quinone oxidoreductase subunit NuoE yields the protein MISAEGLKEIDRAIAKYPADQKQSAVMSALATAQEEHGWLSPDLMQFVADYLGMPAVAVQEVATFYTMYETSPVGKYKITLCTNLPCQLGPDGGADSAADYLKQKLGIDFGETTADGKFTLKEGECMGSCGDAPVMLVNNHRMCSFMSRAKIDQLLEELSK from the coding sequence ATGATCTCAGCTGAAGGCCTGAAAGAAATCGATCGTGCGATCGCGAAGTATCCCGCCGATCAGAAACAGTCCGCCGTGATGTCGGCGCTGGCTACTGCTCAGGAAGAGCATGGCTGGCTGTCGCCCGACCTCATGCAGTTCGTCGCGGACTATCTCGGCATGCCGGCAGTCGCCGTGCAGGAGGTTGCTACCTTCTACACGATGTACGAGACCTCGCCGGTCGGCAAATACAAGATCACGCTCTGTACGAACCTGCCGTGCCAGCTCGGCCCGGACGGCGGTGCGGACAGCGCGGCTGACTATCTGAAGCAGAAGCTCGGCATCGACTTCGGCGAAACCACGGCCGACGGCAAGTTCACCCTGAAAGAAGGTGAATGCATGGGTTCGTGCGGCGACGCGCCGGTGATGCTGGTGAACAACCATCGCATGTGCAGCTTCATGAGCCGCGCGAAGATCGACCAGCTGCTCGAGGAACTTTCAAAATGA
- the nuoG gene encoding NADH-quinone oxidoreductase subunit NuoG: protein MVELEIDGKKVEVPEGSMVIQAAHKVDTYIPHFCYHKKLSIAANCRMCLVDVEKMPKAVPACATPVSAGMIVRTKSDKAVKGQQAVMEFLLINHPLDCPICDQGGECQLQDLAVGYGKSASRYSEEKRVVFHKNVGPLISMEEMSRCIHCTRCVRFGQEVAGVMELGMLGRGEHSEITSFVGKTVDSELSGNMIDLCPVGALTSKPFRYSARTWELSRRKSVSPHDSVGANLVVQVKNNRVMRVLPFENESINECWISDKDRFSYEGLNSPERLTQPMLKQDGKWIETDWQTALDYVVKGLKGIKGDHGADALAAIGSAHSTVEELFLLKQLAQAVGTPNVDFRLRQSDFSAPVNGAPWLGTSIAELSNVDAALVIGSDLRRDHPLFAARLRQAAKNGAKLTLVQATNDDALIPQAQRVVAAPSAWLDALAGIAGAVSEAKGVALPEAFAGTQPTDANKQVAKSLSTGESRLVLLGNAAVRHPDFAVIHAAAQWIADATGATLGFLTETANTVGAHLVNALPGQGGLNAREVFEQPRKGYLLLNVEPEFDTANPAQALTALNQAEMVVVMSPFQTGADYADVLLPIAPFTETSGTFVNAEGTVQSFNGVVRPLGDTRPAWKVLRVLGSLLGVPGFEFDTSEEVRTAALGDGALTPRLSNKTGATVARGKAVKAAEGQFERIANVPIYHADALVRRAESLHLTAASRAANSVGLPAGLFDKLGLKEGDAVRVRQGEQSVQLPAVRDANLAETVVRVSAATPAGAALGSLFGELLVEKA from the coding sequence ATGGTTGAACTTGAAATAGACGGCAAGAAAGTAGAGGTGCCTGAAGGCAGCATGGTGATCCAGGCTGCGCATAAGGTCGACACGTACATTCCTCACTTCTGCTATCACAAGAAGCTGTCGATTGCGGCCAACTGCCGGATGTGTCTGGTCGATGTCGAAAAGATGCCGAAGGCCGTGCCCGCATGCGCGACGCCGGTGTCGGCCGGCATGATCGTGCGCACCAAGTCGGACAAGGCGGTGAAGGGCCAGCAAGCCGTGATGGAATTCCTGCTGATCAACCACCCGCTCGATTGCCCGATCTGCGACCAGGGCGGCGAATGTCAGTTGCAGGATCTGGCCGTGGGCTACGGCAAGTCGGCATCGCGCTATAGCGAAGAAAAGCGCGTGGTGTTCCACAAGAACGTCGGCCCGCTGATCTCGATGGAAGAAATGTCGCGTTGCATTCACTGCACGCGTTGCGTTCGTTTCGGTCAGGAAGTGGCCGGCGTGATGGAACTCGGCATGCTGGGCCGCGGCGAGCATTCGGAGATCACGTCGTTCGTCGGCAAGACGGTGGATTCGGAACTGTCGGGCAACATGATCGATCTGTGCCCGGTCGGCGCGCTGACCAGCAAGCCGTTCCGTTACAGCGCCCGCACGTGGGAGCTGTCGCGCCGCAAGTCGGTGAGCCCGCACGATTCCGTCGGCGCGAACCTCGTGGTGCAAGTGAAGAACAATCGCGTGATGCGGGTTCTGCCGTTCGAAAACGAATCCATCAACGAATGCTGGATTTCGGACAAGGACCGCTTCTCGTACGAAGGCCTGAACAGCCCCGAGCGCTTGACGCAGCCTATGCTCAAGCAAGACGGCAAATGGATCGAAACCGACTGGCAAACCGCGCTTGACTACGTGGTCAAGGGTTTGAAGGGCATCAAGGGCGACCATGGCGCGGATGCGCTGGCCGCGATTGGTAGCGCGCACAGCACGGTCGAAGAACTGTTCCTGTTGAAGCAACTGGCGCAAGCGGTCGGCACGCCGAACGTCGACTTCCGTCTGCGTCAATCGGATTTCTCGGCGCCGGTGAACGGCGCGCCGTGGCTCGGCACGAGCATCGCCGAGTTGTCGAACGTCGACGCCGCACTGGTGATCGGCTCGGATCTGCGCCGTGACCACCCGCTGTTCGCCGCGCGTCTGCGGCAAGCCGCGAAGAACGGCGCGAAGCTCACGCTCGTGCAGGCCACGAACGACGACGCGCTGATTCCGCAAGCGCAACGCGTGGTCGCCGCACCGTCGGCATGGCTCGACGCGTTGGCGGGTATCGCCGGCGCGGTGTCGGAAGCGAAGGGCGTGGCACTGCCGGAAGCATTTGCCGGCACGCAGCCGACCGACGCCAACAAGCAGGTCGCGAAGTCGCTCAGCACCGGCGAAAGCCGCCTCGTGCTGCTGGGCAACGCGGCGGTGCGTCATCCGGATTTCGCTGTCATTCACGCCGCGGCGCAATGGATCGCGGACGCAACCGGCGCGACACTGGGCTTCCTCACGGAAACGGCCAACACGGTCGGCGCGCATCTGGTGAACGCGCTGCCGGGCCAGGGCGGTCTGAACGCTCGCGAAGTGTTCGAGCAACCGCGCAAGGGTTATCTGCTGCTGAACGTCGAACCGGAGTTCGACACGGCCAATCCGGCGCAGGCTTTGACCGCGCTGAACCAGGCTGAGATGGTAGTCGTGATGTCGCCGTTCCAGACGGGCGCTGACTACGCCGACGTGCTGCTGCCGATCGCGCCGTTCACGGAAACGTCCGGTACGTTCGTCAATGCCGAAGGCACGGTGCAGTCGTTCAACGGCGTCGTGCGTCCGCTCGGCGACACGCGTCCGGCATGGAAGGTGTTGCGCGTGCTGGGCAGCCTGCTGGGCGTGCCGGGCTTCGAATTCGACACGTCGGAAGAAGTCCGCACGGCAGCGCTGGGCGACGGTGCATTGACGCCGCGTCTGTCGAACAAGACGGGTGCTACGGTCGCGCGCGGCAAGGCGGTCAAGGCAGCGGAAGGTCAGTTCGAGCGCATCGCGAACGTGCCGATCTATCACGCCGACGCGCTCGTGCGTCGCGCTGAATCGCTGCATCTGACCGCGGCGTCGCGTGCGGCGAACTCGGTCGGTCTGCCGGCCGGGTTGTTCGACAAACTCGGTTTGAAGGAAGGTGACGCAGTGCGCGTGCGCCAGGGCGAGCAATCGGTGCAGTTGCCGGCCGTGCGCGACGCGAATCTTGCGGAGACGGTCGTCCGCGTATCGGCGGCTACGCCTGCCGGTGCAGCGCTGGGCAGCCTGTTCGGTGAACTGCTGGTGGAGAAGGCGTAA
- the nuoF gene encoding NADH-quinone oxidoreductase subunit NuoF has translation MTSLHDRHIKPLILAGLNGDNWHLEDYVARGGYAQLRRILEEKIPPEQVIAEVKASGLRGRGGAGFPTGLKWSFMPRQFPGQKYLVCNSDEGEPGTFKDRDILRFNPHSLIEGMAIGAYAMGITVGYNYIHGEIWETYKRFEAALEEARRAGFLGENIMGSGFSFELHAHHGYGAYICGEETALLESLEGKKGQPRFKPPFPASFGVYGKPTTINNTETFAAVPFLLAVGPQNYLEIGKPNNGGTKIFSVAGDVERPGNYEIPLGTPFSTLMELAGGMRGGKKIKAVIPGGSSAPVIPGDIMMQTDMDYDSIAKQGSMLGSGAVIVMDETRCMVRSLLRLSYFYYEESCGQCTPCREGTGWLYRVVHRIEHGLGRPEDLDLLNSVAENIMGRTICALGDAAAMPVRGMLKHYWDEFEYHVAHKHCLVGGHAGAAAASETVAA, from the coding sequence ATGACGTCTTTACACGATCGTCACATCAAACCGCTGATTCTCGCCGGCCTGAACGGCGACAACTGGCATCTCGAAGACTACGTGGCGCGCGGCGGTTACGCCCAGCTGCGCCGTATTCTCGAAGAAAAAATTCCGCCCGAGCAGGTGATCGCCGAAGTCAAGGCGTCGGGTCTGCGCGGCCGTGGCGGTGCGGGCTTCCCGACCGGTCTGAAGTGGAGTTTCATGCCGCGTCAGTTCCCCGGCCAGAAGTACCTCGTCTGCAATTCGGACGAAGGCGAACCGGGCACGTTCAAAGACCGCGACATCCTGCGCTTCAATCCGCATTCGCTGATCGAAGGCATGGCCATCGGCGCGTACGCGATGGGTATCACGGTCGGCTACAACTATATTCACGGCGAAATCTGGGAAACCTACAAACGCTTTGAAGCAGCGTTGGAAGAGGCGCGTCGCGCCGGGTTCCTCGGCGAGAACATCATGGGTTCGGGCTTCTCGTTCGAACTGCATGCGCACCACGGTTATGGCGCCTATATCTGCGGCGAAGAAACCGCGCTGCTCGAGTCGCTGGAAGGCAAGAAAGGCCAGCCGCGCTTCAAGCCGCCGTTCCCGGCGAGCTTCGGCGTGTACGGGAAGCCGACCACGATCAACAACACCGAGACGTTCGCCGCAGTACCGTTCCTGCTCGCAGTCGGTCCGCAGAATTACCTCGAGATCGGCAAGCCGAACAACGGCGGCACGAAGATTTTCTCGGTAGCCGGCGACGTTGAACGTCCGGGCAACTATGAAATTCCGCTCGGCACGCCGTTCTCGACGCTGATGGAACTGGCCGGCGGCATGCGCGGCGGCAAGAAGATCAAGGCCGTGATTCCTGGCGGTTCGTCGGCACCGGTCATTCCGGGCGACATCATGATGCAGACCGACATGGACTACGACTCGATCGCCAAACAAGGCTCGATGCTCGGTTCGGGCGCGGTCATCGTGATGGACGAGACGCGTTGCATGGTGCGCTCGCTGTTGCGTCTGTCGTACTTCTATTACGAAGAATCGTGCGGTCAATGCACGCCTTGCCGCGAAGGCACGGGCTGGCTCTACCGCGTCGTGCATCGTATCGAGCATGGGCTCGGCCGTCCGGAAGATCTGGATCTGCTGAACTCGGTCGCTGAAAACATTATGGGCCGCACGATTTGCGCGCTCGGCGATGCGGCGGCCATGCCGGTTCGCGGCATGCTCAAGCACTACTGGGACGAATTCGAATATCACGTCGCCCACAAGCATTGCCTCGTCGGCGGTCACGCCGGCGCAGCGGCGGCGTCGGAAACCGTAGCGGCTTAA